CGCAAATAGCATTAGCTAGTCTACGCGGGAAGCGACAGGAGAGAATAGGTATACATTAAAGCCTGTcaaatttgaacaaagtgtgaagaaaataattaaaaagtaGTCATTAAAGTATTAACATAACAAGTTTGAAAAGTAATAGAGATATAATACATCGCTTGTAAAATACATGACATGACATTACAGAGTAAGTGcaaaaaaggtaataaaatagtaataataaataaataaataaaataaccaCCATCATTGCAACTTTGACACATTAAAGAATAACCGCAGAATTAACCGTCATTGTAGACATGTTGATATAAGTTTCTGAATTATGGAAGGCGATTCAATGTAAATATCCTCAGAAGCCAGAAAAGAGAGAAGCATATTGTGGACTTCTGTTTTAAAACTCTTTCGAGGGAGCTCACGTGTGTTGTTATTCAGAGAATTCCATAGATTTGGCCCTAATCAAGAAATAGAATTCCGCATTACGTTTGTTCTGGATGGGATAACGTAGTAATTACCAGCTGAGGAGAACCTTGTGTTATACGAATGAACTTGATTTGAGGAGTGGAAGAGATTTTTAAGGTACAGAGTCATGGGCAACATCATGCATAAAGATCAAAGCAGTCTCAAAGTAAAGCAGATTAATTGGCAAGATAttggaagaaataaacaaGGGAAGAATATGATCTCTATTAGGAAAGAAATACATCAAGCGAAGGGCACGCTTCTGCAGGATTAAGATTTTACGCAAGTTTAACTTCGCAGCCTGTCCCCAGGCGATTATGCCGTATGTCAAGTACGGGGCGACCAGGGATAGATAAATAGTTAGTAAAGTACTCAGCGGGATGAAGTGTCTCAATCTCGCCATAATACCAATAGTTCTACTAATCTTAGAGGCAACATAATCAATGTGATATTTCCAACTAAGATTTTTATCAATTAGTATCCCTAAATATTTCACGTAATCTTGTTGTTCCAGGCAAGCTACGCTATTGGTGTTGGGatcaaataatttgatttgCACTTGATAATTAATCTTTTTTTGGTAGGGATGGAAGATAACATAATTTGATTTCTTGGTGTTTAGTGTTAATTTATTAGCATGTAGCCATGTAACTGACCTTTACTAATTCCGTGTTTTCAATTGTCTCTAGAGATTTTAGATTTTTATCAGCATATATCACATTGGTATGATcagcaaataaatgaaatttgaatttaaagGAGGTGGTATAGATGTCATTCATGTATAGCGGAAATAGAAGTGGTCCAAGTACAGACGCTTGAGGGACACCACAAGTTAAATTCTGTTTGCTTCAAATCTTTGAATTAATTTGAGTCATCTAAGTTCGGCCATCTAAGTATGAAGTGAACCAATTGAGAGCTGTACCTCTAACACCATAATAATGCAACTTGTGGAGTAAGACAGAATGATCTACTGTATCAAAGGCCTTTTTAAAATCTAAGAAAATGCCATAGGAAAACACATTGTGATCTATGTTTTCCTGTATCGTATTTACGATATCGAGAACAGCGTGTTGAGTCAGTGGACTGTTTATACCTAAAACCATATTGTCCCGAAAATAAAATACTACTAAGGGTTCGAAAGGAAATGCGAAAAACCAGAAAGTATTTGGCAGTAACATTCCCGGTCCCTTAAACACTACAAGTTGTTTAACACTATATAAATCAGGATAAACAGAAAACTAAGGAAACGATTTCACTAAatataaatttggtttgtagCTTTGTACAAGCTTGTCAGCAGCTTCTTCTATGCCTTGAGTAGCGTCCATCCGTTCCTCTGCGGTCAGCATAAGGATCAGCTTAATTGTTAACCGGTCGGTGCAGCTTCGTTGTATGCGTTCTAAGAATTAcacttctgacgagacctttAGAATCTGGCTCTACTTTGGTTACCACGCCCATAGGCCAAACCTTGCGAGGTGCGTTTTCATCTCTAATTAGAACGACGTCGTCGACTTTACTTTGTTCCACTTGGCACTTTCCTGAAGCGTTGGTAAGTACTCCCGTTTCCATCGCGACCAAAACAGGTTGCAGAGGTACTGAACACGACGCCAACGTCGGCGCATACAGACAACATTGCATTGAAACTTGCTAGGCGGTGGCAGGACGATGCCTGTCTTCATTGTCAGGATCTGGTTTGGTGATAGAGGGTAAGGGTCCTTAACATCGCTGGAGATAACAGTAAGAGGTCTGGAGTAGATGATAGATTCAACTTCGCACATAAGGGTTTGTAAGGATTCATCATGTAAACGACTTCCGTGTTCACGTAGAAGGGTATCAAGAATTCGACGTGTGGTCCGTATTTGTCGTTCCCAGACTCGGCCCATAAGACTTGCGGCAGGGGGATTGAATTTCCAGTCGATGTTTTGCTGACAagtttttctgtgttttgtttCTGATCCACCTCGTTGATAGCCTCGCGAAGCTCTCGTCTTGCACCAAAAAAATTGGTACCGTTGTCACTTCTTATTTCGCGTACCTGACCGCGACGAGCGATGAAGCGACGAAGTGCGTGGAGGAAGGAGTTTGTCGAGGGAATGAGCGACCTCAATATGAACAGCTCTGCTTACAAGGCATGTAAACAATGCCCCATATCCTTTGCGTTCCTTACGACCTTCTTTCGTTACGTACGGTCCAAAGTAGTCCACTCCGACGTAGGTGAAGGGGGGTGCTGGGGTCAATCGGTCCTCGGGCAGATCAGCCATTTTCTGGTCTTGAGGGGTGGACTTAAGTTTTCGGCATATCACACACGAGGAAATCAGCTGACGAACTGCGGAGTTAGCTTTAATAATCCAGTACCGCTCGCATAGTTTTGCGAGAACATGTCCGCGTCCTGAGTGGCCGAGTTGCTCGTGCGTATGACGAATGATCAGCGTTGTCACGTGACTCTTCCGAGGCAGAATAACGGGATGTTTGGATTCTTCGGCCACCAACTCGTAGCAGACCTCCATCGACAAACGGGTCGAGGCGAGAAAGAGAGCTGGCCTTCGTTActtcgtttttttcttttttgggaGGGTGTCTGTTCATGACCAGGCTCATCCAAGCTTGCTTGATCAAGGCTCTTCAGTTCGTTATCAAAGCTTTGGGATTGTGAGAAACGAATTATTGATTGCTCTGCTTCTTCTAACTCCTGCACTGTTAGTGATGAGCGACCTATGTTCAGCTTGCTAGCTTTATCGTTAGCGGTGGCGGAGGGGACATGTTGTTCGTTGATTCTCTTTAGCCTTCTCTGCTGGAGAATGGTTTTTACTCTCAAGAATACCGCAACGGCTTTCTTTTGGCGACACCAGTCGGAGAAATGCTGGAATAGCTTTGTTACGGTGGATGCAGGTGATGGGTCTGTGATTGTTGTTACACACTACTGTCAGGCATTTTCTGGATCTTCATTACAAACTTCGCCAAGTGACGACGGTTGAGCAGGCCAATCCTTTTCGGGCTGCCACAGAAACCTTGGTCCTCTTAGCcaacgttgttgttgtttcaaggCTTTAGCATCTAATCCACGAGAGGCGTCATCGGCAGGATTCTCCTTTGAATCTACGTATTTCGAATGACTTGGATCTGAAAGGTTACGGATCGTCTGTACTCGATTGGCGACGAAAACTTGAAATCGCTTCTGATCGTTTCTGATATAACGCAGCACGGTGACTGAATCAGTGTGATAGTGGACGATGTCAAAGCTTTCGTCTAGTTCCTTCGTGACGATCTAGTCCAGtcattttaggaaaaaaatcgGTCAACCTGCAACTAATTGCAACAGAAGGTTTTTCAACGGTTTTAGACTCTGCAATGTATCCTTAATAACATATCAAAAGTCCCAAAAAATCCCATTACGGAAAGTCACCAAAAAACGGGATTTGTTATGAATCTCTGAGACCCGTTTTATGAGTGCATGGGAACGAGGCTGACCTAGACTTTTTTATAAAGCGCATGCAAAGATCTTTAActtggttaaa
This sequence is a window from Acropora palmata chromosome 6, jaAcrPala1.3, whole genome shotgun sequence. Protein-coding genes within it:
- the LOC141885000 gene encoding uncharacterized protein LOC141885000; protein product: MEVCYELVAEESKHPVILPRKSHVTTLIIRHTHEQLGHSGRGHVLAKLCERYWIIKANSAVRQLISSCVICRKLKSTPQDQKMADLPEDRLTPAPPFTYVGVDYFGPYVTKEGRKERKGYGALFTCLVSRAVHIEVAHSLDKLLPPRTSSLHRSSRSGTRNKK